One Roseimaritima multifibrata DNA window includes the following coding sequences:
- a CDS encoding BON domain-containing protein produces the protein MRHNLFTASVLALLCLGPIGASWVAAQGTGGGTTGGTGAANGLEFGSGIEAGLSDPNSIFEIDRGDSVGASSATVSGFSTVGGAGGATGGGAGGFGGGGFGGGMGGLGGLGGLFGGAFNQAQGQQDTSKTIRTRLRSAVEVRPIPSAQLQSTLRGRLDRNVASERFQGATVSFEDGMARLSGTVASEKDARMARLLMRLEPGVRDVQDDLQVAESLPSPSTIPTTNLPVRGPREGQVAPGMPSFVDQNGWRPLPNAE, from the coding sequence ATGCGACATAACCTCTTCACCGCCTCTGTTTTGGCTTTGCTATGCCTAGGTCCCATCGGGGCCTCCTGGGTCGCGGCTCAAGGGACCGGGGGCGGAACGACTGGCGGAACCGGGGCCGCAAATGGACTGGAATTTGGGAGCGGGATTGAAGCCGGTTTGAGCGACCCCAATTCGATTTTTGAGATCGATCGCGGCGACAGCGTCGGAGCCTCCAGTGCAACCGTGTCAGGATTTAGTACCGTCGGTGGGGCCGGCGGTGCAACGGGTGGCGGAGCTGGTGGTTTTGGCGGAGGCGGTTTTGGCGGCGGCATGGGGGGACTTGGAGGCCTTGGGGGGCTGTTTGGTGGAGCTTTTAATCAAGCTCAAGGTCAACAAGACACGTCCAAAACGATTCGCACTCGCTTGCGATCGGCTGTTGAAGTCCGACCAATCCCCTCAGCACAATTGCAGTCGACGCTCCGAGGCCGGCTCGACCGAAACGTCGCAAGCGAACGCTTTCAAGGTGCGACCGTGAGCTTCGAAGATGGCATGGCTCGGCTGTCGGGGACCGTCGCTTCGGAAAAGGACGCGCGTATGGCTCGCCTGCTGATGAGGTTGGAGCCGGGAGTACGCGACGTTCAGGATGATTTGCAGGTCGCCGAATCACTGCCCAGCCCATCGACGATTCCAACGACTAATCTTCCCGTTCGAGGACCACGAGAAGGGCAAGTCGCACCGGGGATGCCAAGTTTTGTCGATCAAAACGGTTGGCGACCACTGCCGAACGCCGAATAG
- the rimI gene encoding ribosomal protein S18-alanine N-acetyltransferase, translated as MGHTDQDTCVHIRWMIRRDMQAVLDIEAASFEFAWSEEDFIRCLRQRNCIGMVAEHEDRVVGFMIYELHKNRLHILNFAVHDDAKRMGIGRAMVSKLIGKLSNDRRNRIMLEVRETNLEAQLFFRGLNFRAVSVLRDFYDDSTEDAYLMQYRYQPTADELAHPTSRISRLAG; from the coding sequence ATGGGCCACACTGATCAGGACACGTGCGTTCATATCCGCTGGATGATCCGGCGAGATATGCAAGCCGTGTTGGACATAGAAGCAGCGAGTTTCGAATTCGCGTGGTCCGAAGAGGACTTTATTCGTTGCTTGCGTCAGCGTAATTGTATCGGCATGGTTGCCGAGCACGAAGATCGCGTTGTCGGTTTTATGATTTACGAATTGCACAAAAATCGTTTGCATATTCTGAACTTTGCGGTTCATGATGATGCCAAACGAATGGGCATTGGAAGAGCGATGGTCAGCAAGTTGATCGGGAAACTTTCGAATGATCGGCGCAACCGAATCATGTTGGAAGTTCGCGAAACCAACTTGGAAGCTCAGCTGTTCTTCCGCGGCCTGAATTTTCGAGCGGTCTCCGTACTACGAGACTTCTACGATGACAGTACCGAGGATGCCTATCTGATGCAGTATCGCTATCAGCCGACTGCAGATGAACTAGCACACCCAACCAGTCGAATTTCTCGATTGGCCGGCTAA
- a CDS encoding M28 family peptidase, which yields MLATPATYGQTAAHPEVVEKSEGSGNEAKLLAQTRQITFAGRKAGEGYFSADGKTMVFQSEREEGNPFYQIYKMDMETADITRESTGTGKTTCAWIDPVHGNILFSSTHTDPQAVEKQKAEIALRAKGEQRRYSWDYDPHYDLFAKSSDTGELTQLTSEEGYDAEGSYSPDGSQIAFASNRQAYNRKLTEREQHLFDQDPASMMEIYIMNADGSNVRQLTDTLGYDGGPFFSPDGSRICWRRFTPDGASAEIYTMRVDGTDQRRLTNLQAMSWAPYYHPSGDYLIFTTNVQGFDNFELYMVRADGAGEPVRVTDTPKADLLPVFLPSGKQLSWTSTRTDSGRSQIFIADWNDAEARKLLGIEEGENNDDDRSAALASAGATSAGFSPADIGRHVDYLTRAELNGRLTGTDGERRATAYVAAYLESLGFLPAGRDGSWFQEFEFPAGSERTAKNHFSQNDQKFVSDKQWRPLSFSGNGDFDSAELVFAGYGLQVPGTPETEYDSYVHLDVAGKWVVVLRDLPQDITADERQRMARYSDPRRKAAVARDHGARGIIFVTGPTSKVRNRLMRFDRDASQASVSIAVISVTDEVAMEWFKSAGKNLQEVQKSLDGGEPQMGFVLANSDKKSKLQVSATIDILRKTGIGRNVVGRLPVAKTPTEQIVIVGAHVDHLGRGAGSNSLASENEQDQVHFGADDNASGVGAMLEVAQSIASQVRSGQLKAKRDLVIAAWSGEELGLFGSQAFVTEFNELFPYIQKPAVHPHAAAHAHAHADTDGDAHADADADAKKAAAPPTAHGAPTDAQSLYPGIAAYLNLDMVGRLREKLIVQGIGSSPAWEATVQRRNGPVGLAMELDKTSSRLPTDAASFVSRGVPILAFFTGAHEDYHTPRDTADKLNYEGASQIANLTALIARGLLQDDQPIPFEMHEGEQAEDAPRVRLTAYLGTIPDYAQGDIKGLKLSGVAKRGPAEQAGLRGGDIIVELAGRKIENIYDYTYAIEALKIGEPVKAKILRDGKQIERSITPGSRD from the coding sequence TTGCTAGCTACGCCTGCCACCTACGGCCAAACCGCCGCTCATCCAGAAGTGGTTGAAAAGAGCGAAGGATCGGGCAATGAAGCGAAATTACTGGCTCAAACACGGCAAATCACCTTCGCGGGCCGCAAAGCTGGTGAAGGGTATTTCAGCGCCGACGGAAAAACGATGGTTTTTCAGAGCGAGCGAGAAGAGGGAAATCCGTTTTACCAGATCTATAAAATGGATATGGAAACGGCCGATATCACTCGCGAATCGACCGGCACCGGGAAAACGACCTGTGCCTGGATCGATCCCGTCCATGGAAACATCCTGTTCTCCAGCACTCACACCGATCCCCAAGCGGTTGAAAAACAAAAAGCTGAAATCGCACTTCGCGCAAAAGGGGAACAGCGTCGGTATTCGTGGGATTACGACCCGCACTACGACCTGTTTGCAAAATCGTCGGACACCGGTGAACTGACACAACTAACCAGCGAAGAAGGCTACGACGCCGAAGGGTCCTATAGCCCCGACGGCAGCCAGATTGCGTTTGCTTCCAACCGCCAAGCCTACAACCGCAAACTGACCGAACGAGAACAGCACCTGTTCGATCAGGACCCTGCCAGCATGATGGAAATCTACATCATGAATGCGGACGGTTCGAACGTTCGTCAGCTGACCGATACGTTGGGCTACGACGGCGGCCCGTTTTTCTCGCCCGATGGATCACGAATCTGCTGGCGACGCTTTACCCCCGACGGTGCCTCTGCCGAGATCTACACGATGCGGGTAGACGGGACCGACCAACGCCGCTTAACCAACCTGCAAGCGATGAGCTGGGCGCCTTACTATCACCCATCGGGCGATTACCTGATCTTTACGACCAACGTGCAAGGTTTTGATAACTTTGAACTCTACATGGTCCGTGCCGATGGGGCAGGGGAGCCTGTCCGCGTCACTGACACGCCCAAAGCCGATCTTCTGCCGGTCTTCCTCCCGTCTGGCAAACAGCTCTCCTGGACGTCAACACGAACCGATTCAGGGCGTTCACAGATCTTTATCGCCGACTGGAATGATGCCGAAGCTAGAAAACTGCTGGGCATCGAAGAAGGCGAGAACAATGACGACGATCGCTCGGCGGCACTTGCTTCAGCCGGAGCAACAAGCGCGGGCTTTTCGCCAGCGGATATCGGCCGCCACGTCGACTATTTGACTCGAGCCGAACTGAACGGCCGACTGACCGGAACGGACGGTGAGCGACGGGCTACGGCCTACGTCGCCGCCTACCTGGAAAGCCTTGGTTTCCTGCCAGCAGGCCGTGACGGATCATGGTTCCAGGAATTTGAATTCCCCGCCGGTTCCGAACGAACGGCTAAAAATCATTTTTCCCAGAACGACCAAAAATTCGTTTCCGATAAACAGTGGCGTCCTCTTTCCTTTTCGGGCAATGGAGATTTCGATTCGGCTGAACTGGTTTTCGCCGGCTATGGCCTGCAGGTCCCCGGGACTCCTGAAACCGAATACGACAGCTATGTCCATTTGGATGTCGCCGGAAAATGGGTGGTCGTCCTCCGCGATCTTCCGCAAGATATCACCGCCGATGAACGCCAGCGGATGGCTCGGTATTCCGACCCGCGGCGGAAAGCGGCCGTCGCCCGGGACCACGGAGCTCGCGGAATCATTTTTGTAACCGGGCCTACCAGCAAAGTCCGCAACCGACTGATGCGGTTTGATCGCGATGCTTCCCAGGCAAGTGTCAGCATCGCCGTGATCAGCGTGACCGATGAAGTCGCGATGGAGTGGTTCAAATCGGCGGGCAAAAACCTGCAAGAAGTCCAGAAAAGCCTGGATGGAGGCGAACCACAAATGGGTTTCGTCCTCGCCAATTCCGACAAGAAAAGCAAGCTTCAGGTTTCAGCGACGATCGATATCTTGCGTAAAACAGGAATCGGCCGAAATGTGGTTGGGCGACTGCCGGTCGCCAAAACACCGACCGAACAGATCGTCATCGTCGGGGCTCACGTCGATCACCTAGGACGCGGGGCGGGAAGCAATAGCTTGGCGAGCGAAAACGAACAGGACCAAGTCCACTTCGGCGCCGACGATAACGCCAGCGGTGTTGGAGCCATGTTAGAAGTGGCACAAAGCATCGCATCACAGGTCCGCAGCGGGCAACTAAAAGCCAAACGAGACCTAGTGATCGCAGCCTGGTCGGGCGAAGAACTGGGACTCTTTGGGTCCCAAGCATTTGTCACCGAATTCAACGAACTGTTTCCCTACATTCAAAAACCAGCAGTCCATCCTCATGCTGCGGCGCATGCTCATGCACACGCCGATACCGATGGGGACGCACACGCGGACGCCGATGCGGATGCGAAAAAAGCTGCCGCGCCGCCGACCGCTCACGGAGCTCCCACGGACGCGCAGTCGCTTTACCCTGGGATTGCCGCCTACCTAAACCTAGACATGGTTGGTCGCTTACGCGAGAAATTGATCGTGCAAGGAATCGGATCTTCGCCCGCATGGGAAGCGACCGTACAAAGACGTAACGGTCCGGTCGGGTTGGCGATGGAACTGGACAAAACGAGCAGCCGTTTGCCGACCGATGCCGCCTCGTTCGTCTCACGTGGAGTTCCCATCCTGGCGTTCTTCACAGGAGCCCATGAGGACTATCACACCCCGCGAGACACGGCCGACAAACTGAACTACGAGGGAGCCTCGCAGATCGCAAATCTAACGGCTTTGATCGCTCGTGGCTTGCTGCAAGACGATCAACCAATTCCGTTTGAGATGCACGAAGGCGAACAGGCCGAAGACGCTCCACGTGTTCGTTTGACCGCCTACTTAGGAACAATCCCCGACTACGCCCAAGGCGACATCAAGGGACTGAAACTATCCGGCGTCGCCAAGCGCGGCCCTGCCGAGCAAGCGGGACTCCGCGGAGGTGACATCATCGTCGAACTTGCCGGCCGCAAGATCGAGAACATCTATGACTACACCTACGCGATCGAAGCGTTAAAGATCGGGGAACCCGTCAAAGCCAAGATCCTTCGCGACGGAAAACAGATCGAACGCTCCATCACACCAGGTTCCAGAGACTAA
- a CDS encoding bestrophin family protein: MLRQILPTFALRRALLMSCLIAAYSGLAVWKEQGPYARYADFPAGLEAALSLAIGMLLAFRVNRAFDRWWEGRILWGTLVNSSRNLAVKANNVVAKRDASFDRLHSLVAAFPFSLRDHLRGCSAFTQLPGLSGERFSGEHIPSWIVNQIYGIFEVWKRDHRIQYGEFRMLDREAKVLLEVCGGCERIRNTPIAASYRVLLHHAIWLFLLVSPWGLVDQFGWWTIPVVFLTSYLVIAAEIVAEHIEQPFGAIGDKLDLDGICQTIHRSVDEIFATETMSTLSQQNRAADN, encoded by the coding sequence GTGCTGCGTCAAATACTACCAACTTTTGCACTGCGTCGAGCACTGCTGATGTCCTGCCTAATTGCGGCCTACAGTGGGCTTGCCGTCTGGAAGGAGCAAGGGCCATACGCACGCTATGCAGACTTTCCTGCAGGCCTTGAAGCTGCCCTGTCCCTGGCAATCGGCATGCTGCTGGCGTTTCGTGTCAATCGGGCGTTCGATCGCTGGTGGGAAGGCCGAATTCTGTGGGGAACGCTGGTCAATAGCAGTCGAAATCTGGCTGTCAAAGCCAACAATGTTGTCGCGAAACGCGATGCCTCATTCGACCGTCTGCACTCACTGGTTGCCGCATTTCCTTTTTCGCTCCGGGACCACCTGCGAGGCTGCTCCGCATTCACTCAGCTCCCGGGATTGTCTGGCGAACGGTTTAGCGGCGAGCACATCCCAAGCTGGATCGTAAATCAGATCTATGGAATCTTCGAAGTATGGAAACGTGACCATCGCATTCAGTACGGCGAGTTTCGAATGCTTGACCGTGAAGCAAAAGTGCTGCTCGAAGTTTGCGGCGGCTGTGAGCGAATCAGGAATACGCCGATCGCAGCCTCCTACCGCGTCCTTCTGCACCATGCGATATGGCTCTTCTTACTGGTATCACCGTGGGGACTAGTGGATCAGTTTGGTTGGTGGACCATTCCGGTTGTGTTCCTCACTTCCTATCTGGTCATTGCCGCAGAGATTGTGGCAGAACATATTGAACAGCCATTTGGTGCCATCGGCGACAAACTTGATCTTGATGGGATCTGCCAGACCATCCATCGTTCCGTAGACGAAATCTTCGCCACGGAGACGATGAGCACCTTGTCGCAGCAAAATCGCGCCGCGGACAACTAG
- a CDS encoding IS256 family transposase — protein MLKVERWSPGEQTLLSTTFQFSSAATDGETIMNEVSLLESLGQVSASETGQIFRNFLRGHVREMISEVMAAEVTELCGPKHDPTSSDVYRAGSSSGRVLYEGEREEVVRPRVRQKFSNGSSHEVELSTYRVAKDPQQLQAQIVQAIVSGVTSRGIEELKPNSPGVKKSNVSRLWKDAGNKLIEQMRGKDLSSITWCALMLDGIHLSKDQTAVVALGIDSGGRKHVLDFALGSSENLEVSRELMTRIVNRGFTCDHRLYVVLDGSDALRGAVVEFFSDAVIQRCLVHKERNIKGKLSKRHWGELSRLFTRLRRVQGIEAAEEIFGELKTFLEPINAEAYRSLHEAGDDLLALHRLNVPNTLHRSLLSTNAIENSFLNTRRRLGRVTRFRAETDQASRWLSYALLEAEKGFRRITGHTSLPLLVAALGRPEVPPA, from the coding sequence TTGTTGAAAGTTGAAAGATGGTCTCCCGGAGAGCAGACTCTGCTCTCCACAACTTTCCAATTTTCGTCGGCAGCAACCGACGGGGAGACCATCATGAATGAAGTTAGTCTTTTAGAATCACTGGGGCAAGTTTCAGCTTCTGAAACCGGACAGATCTTTCGCAATTTCCTGAGAGGTCACGTGCGGGAAATGATCAGTGAAGTCATGGCCGCAGAAGTAACGGAGCTGTGCGGTCCCAAGCACGATCCCACGTCCAGCGATGTCTATCGTGCCGGCTCAAGCTCAGGGCGTGTGCTGTACGAGGGCGAACGCGAAGAAGTTGTCCGGCCGCGAGTGCGTCAGAAGTTCAGTAACGGCTCCAGTCATGAAGTTGAACTAAGCACCTACCGTGTCGCCAAAGATCCCCAACAGTTACAGGCACAGATCGTACAAGCGATCGTTTCGGGGGTCACTTCTCGCGGTATCGAAGAGCTAAAGCCGAATTCTCCCGGTGTCAAAAAATCCAACGTTTCGCGACTTTGGAAGGACGCTGGCAACAAGTTGATTGAGCAGATGCGAGGGAAGGACCTGAGCTCGATCACCTGGTGTGCGTTGATGCTTGACGGCATCCATTTGAGCAAAGATCAGACTGCCGTAGTGGCACTGGGGATCGACAGCGGAGGCCGTAAACACGTCTTGGACTTTGCGTTGGGCAGTAGTGAAAACCTGGAAGTTTCGCGTGAACTGATGACCCGAATCGTCAATCGCGGCTTCACATGCGACCACCGCTTGTACGTGGTTCTCGATGGCAGCGATGCTCTTCGCGGTGCGGTGGTTGAGTTCTTTTCTGACGCTGTCATCCAGCGTTGTTTGGTTCACAAAGAACGTAATATCAAAGGAAAACTTTCCAAGCGTCATTGGGGCGAACTATCGCGTCTATTCACTCGCCTTCGCCGCGTTCAGGGAATCGAAGCTGCCGAGGAAATCTTCGGCGAGCTCAAAACGTTCTTGGAACCGATAAACGCCGAGGCGTATCGGAGTCTGCACGAAGCCGGTGATGACCTGCTGGCTTTGCATCGCTTGAACGTCCCCAACACGCTTCACCGTTCACTTTTGAGCACTAACGCGATTGAGAACTCATTCTTAAACACGCGTCGCAGACTGGGGCGTGTGACGCGTTTTCGCGCCGAAACCGATCAAGCAAGTCGGTGGCTTTCGTATGCGTTGCTGGAGGCCGAGAAAGGGTTTCGCCGGATCACCGGTCACACATCACTTCCCTTGCTTGTCGCGGCCCTGGGGCGACCGGAGGTACCGCCTGCCTAA
- a CDS encoding SGNH/GDSL hydrolase family protein: MLAQFGDSITDSRAFWFSLRYKRNNAPPEMVKAFDLVSSHMIEDCWDRKGPENGNQGGKTIRWADQNLSKWLMRLNPEVAIVMFGTNDLNSVPGTEYEKKMRLVVQRCLDNGTIVILTTIPPRHGFTEEAAEFSKIIRSIARDLEVPLIDYHAEILQRRPEDWDGALDKFKDYQGYNVPTLIARDGVHPSAPEQYRGDYSAESLTRNGFELRNYLTLLKYGEVIDQVLTAQK; the protein is encoded by the coding sequence GTGCTGGCTCAGTTTGGCGATTCAATCACCGATTCGCGCGCGTTTTGGTTCAGTCTCCGCTACAAGAGGAATAACGCGCCGCCGGAAATGGTCAAGGCATTCGATCTAGTCAGCTCGCACATGATCGAGGATTGCTGGGACCGCAAAGGTCCGGAGAACGGCAACCAGGGTGGCAAGACGATTCGCTGGGCCGATCAGAATTTATCGAAATGGCTGATGCGACTGAATCCCGAAGTCGCCATCGTCATGTTCGGCACCAACGATTTGAACTCAGTCCCCGGCACTGAATACGAAAAGAAAATGCGCCTTGTTGTGCAGCGATGCCTCGACAACGGGACCATCGTGATTCTCACGACGATCCCTCCGCGTCACGGTTTCACCGAAGAAGCGGCAGAGTTTTCCAAAATCATTCGTTCCATCGCGCGCGACCTCGAAGTTCCGCTCATCGACTACCACGCAGAAATCCTCCAGCGCCGTCCAGAAGACTGGGACGGTGCACTCGACAAATTCAAAGACTATCAGGGCTACAACGTTCCGACCTTGATCGCTCGCGATGGTGTGCACCCGTCCGCACCCGAACAGTACCGAGGCGACTACTCCGCCGAATCGCTGACCCGCAACGGCTTCGAACTGCGGAATTATCTCACACTCTTGAAGTATGGCGAAGTGATTGACCAAGTGTTGACTGCGCAGAAATAA
- a CDS encoding peroxiredoxin-like family protein: MTTLRDQTNAQFAKLMQSKPAFANLIESLLAKARDFGDGKDAIAVGQPAPNFDLPNAIGESVELSALLAGGPVVLMFYRGSWCPYCNLQLRAMQARLADIEKLGGQLVAVSPEIPDESLSLTERAELKFTVLSDKDALIAAQYGVAWKVPEPILDHMRNDRGLDLAKINDGNATVLPIPATFVISADGIVTWQYVNVDYRHRAEPDDVIAALLALK, encoded by the coding sequence ATGACTACTTTACGCGATCAAACCAATGCACAGTTCGCTAAACTGATGCAATCGAAACCTGCATTTGCCAACCTAATTGAGTCATTACTGGCTAAAGCTCGCGATTTCGGAGATGGCAAGGATGCGATTGCAGTGGGGCAACCCGCTCCAAATTTTGATCTACCAAATGCCATAGGTGAATCGGTCGAATTGTCGGCTTTGCTCGCCGGCGGCCCAGTGGTGCTAATGTTCTATCGAGGCAGTTGGTGTCCTTACTGCAACCTGCAGCTCCGTGCGATGCAAGCTCGCTTGGCTGACATCGAAAAACTTGGCGGACAGCTGGTTGCGGTGAGTCCTGAGATTCCCGACGAATCCCTATCGTTAACCGAAAGGGCGGAACTAAAGTTCACGGTACTTTCAGACAAAGACGCGCTGATTGCTGCACAGTACGGAGTCGCTTGGAAAGTCCCCGAACCAATTCTCGACCACATGCGCAACGACCGTGGTCTGGACCTAGCCAAGATCAATGATGGCAATGCTACCGTGCTACCGATCCCGGCGACTTTTGTCATTTCAGCGGATGGCATCGTGACATGGCAATATGTCAACGTCGATTATCGTCATCGCGCGGAACCGGATGACGTTATCGCAGCACTTCTCGCGTTGAAGTAA